One Angustibacter luteus genomic window carries:
- a CDS encoding TadE family protein — MSPTRANRVRPRRAGGDRGVASLELVALLPVTLFIMAVVVQLVLGLATVQATNDAARQAARAYSQGRSASQAAQDSLPARMDVESLSTFGPDYGVSITVQVPMVAPGLPAWTVTRKAVMP; from the coding sequence GTGAGCCCCACCCGTGCGAACAGGGTCCGTCCGCGCCGGGCTGGCGGCGACCGCGGCGTCGCGTCGCTCGAGCTCGTCGCCCTGCTGCCGGTGACCCTGTTCATCATGGCCGTGGTGGTCCAGCTCGTCCTCGGCCTGGCCACGGTGCAGGCCACCAACGACGCCGCGCGGCAGGCGGCCCGGGCCTACAGCCAGGGCCGCAGCGCCTCGCAGGCCGCGCAGGACTCGCTGCCGGCCCGGATGGACGTGGAGTCCCTGAGCACGTTCGGCCCGGACTACGGCGTCTCGATCACGGTCCAGGTGCCGATGGTCGCTCCCGGGCTGCCGGCGTGGACGGTCACCCGCAAGGCCGTGATGCCGTGA
- a CDS encoding CpaF family protein, whose translation MRGQFSEGFAGPGRDDDTRTGSAAATGTSGASAGETDQRLVERFKTKLLDEVDLHELGRLDAAQRRVRLERVLAHLVSREGIILSSRERNALIRRVVDDAVGLGVLEPLLGDDTISEIMINGHQELYVERFGQLQRMPSGFTSEEQLLQTIDRMVSTVNRRVDESSPMVDARLPPDARMPRGARVHVVLPPLALNGPTVTIRLFPKAYGLDELLKRGSLNRQTAELLAACVRARMNIIVSGGTASGKTTMLNALSAFIPEHERIITIEDAAELSLQQQHLVRLETRPPNVEGRGQVTIRDLVRNALRMRPDRIIVGEVRAGEALDMLQAMNTGHEGSLATVHANTSADALARLETLASMSDVEVPFRALHEQVNEAVDIVVQLQRGSDGTRRITEVACLESRRDAPFEVRPVMTWEPEHIGPDGKRGSFVSHPVPRSLVRKLRRAGEELPGSVHALDPLTGSSMEWAE comes from the coding sequence GTGAGGGGCCAGTTCTCCGAAGGCTTCGCCGGGCCGGGCCGCGACGACGACACCCGGACCGGCTCGGCCGCGGCCACCGGCACCTCCGGCGCCTCGGCCGGGGAGACCGACCAGCGGCTGGTCGAGCGCTTCAAGACCAAGCTGCTCGACGAGGTCGACCTGCACGAGCTGGGCCGGCTGGACGCCGCTCAGCGCCGCGTGCGGCTCGAGCGGGTCCTCGCCCACCTGGTCTCCCGCGAAGGCATCATCCTGTCCAGCCGGGAGCGCAACGCGCTCATCCGGCGCGTGGTGGACGACGCCGTGGGCCTCGGCGTGCTCGAGCCACTGCTCGGCGACGACACCATCAGCGAGATCATGATCAACGGCCACCAGGAGCTCTACGTCGAGCGCTTCGGCCAGCTCCAGCGGATGCCCTCGGGGTTCACCAGCGAGGAGCAGCTGCTGCAGACCATCGACCGGATGGTCAGCACCGTGAACCGCCGGGTCGACGAGTCGAGCCCCATGGTCGACGCCCGGCTGCCACCGGACGCCCGGATGCCGCGCGGCGCGCGCGTCCACGTCGTCCTGCCGCCCCTGGCCCTGAACGGACCGACGGTCACGATCCGGCTGTTCCCCAAGGCGTACGGGCTGGACGAGCTGCTCAAGCGCGGCAGCCTCAACCGGCAGACGGCCGAGCTGCTGGCCGCCTGCGTGCGGGCCCGGATGAACATCATCGTGTCCGGCGGTACGGCTTCGGGAAAGACGACGATGCTGAACGCGCTGTCGGCCTTCATCCCCGAGCACGAGCGGATCATCACCATCGAGGACGCCGCCGAGCTGTCCCTGCAGCAGCAGCACCTGGTCCGGCTGGAGACGCGCCCGCCGAACGTCGAGGGTCGCGGGCAGGTGACGATCCGCGACCTGGTGCGCAACGCCTTGCGCATGCGGCCCGACCGGATCATCGTCGGCGAGGTCCGGGCCGGCGAGGCGCTGGACATGCTGCAGGCGATGAACACCGGTCACGAGGGCTCCCTCGCCACCGTGCACGCCAACACCAGCGCGGACGCGCTGGCCCGGCTCGAGACGCTGGCGTCGATGAGCGACGTCGAGGTGCCGTTCCGCGCGTTGCACGAGCAGGTGAACGAGGCGGTCGACATCGTCGTCCAGCTGCAACGCGGGTCGGACGGCACCCGGCGGATCACCGAGGTGGCCTGCCTGGAGTCCCGCCGCGACGCACCCTTCGAGGTCCGGCCGGTGATGACCTGGGAGCCGGAGCACATCGGGCCGGACGGCAAGCGCGGAAGCTTCGTCAGCCACCCGGTCCCGCGTTCGCTGGTGCGCAAGCTGCGCCGCGCGGGCGAGGAGCTCCCGGGATCGGTGCACGCTCTGGACCCGCTGACCGGCTCGTCGATGGAGTGGGCCGAGTGA
- a CDS encoding type II secretion system F family protein: MLALAFAALLVASFLAVAGLRDVLVATGRTQRLRLLVVDDSLDARASAMFVWNRRFVRTRPGRWVQRQLVLAGVERPPLLVAIVVAAAAVASGWALFVVLAPVFALLGAVIGLQGLRVFLARARDRRLEAFINQMPELARVLANATSAGLSIRTAIDMAADELADPASTELRIVADQMRVGADLETAMAQINERLPSREIRVLISTLLVSSRSGGSLVTSLRDIADTLEMRKEVRREVRTVLAQAVLTGYLVVGLGLMLTAGLNLFHSGTVQRMTTEPLGQAALLTSGVLYAIGLLMIRRITRIEP; encoded by the coding sequence ATGCTCGCGCTCGCCTTCGCCGCGCTGCTGGTCGCCTCCTTCCTGGCGGTGGCCGGACTGCGGGACGTGCTGGTCGCCACCGGCCGCACGCAGCGGCTGCGGCTGCTGGTCGTGGACGACTCCCTGGACGCGCGGGCCTCCGCCATGTTCGTCTGGAACCGGCGCTTCGTGCGGACCCGCCCGGGTCGCTGGGTGCAGCGCCAGCTCGTGCTGGCCGGCGTGGAGCGGCCGCCGCTGCTGGTGGCGATCGTGGTCGCCGCGGCCGCCGTGGCCTCGGGCTGGGCGCTGTTCGTGGTGCTCGCGCCCGTGTTCGCCCTGCTCGGCGCCGTGATCGGCCTGCAGGGGCTGCGGGTCTTCCTGGCCCGGGCCCGCGACCGCCGCCTGGAGGCGTTCATCAACCAGATGCCCGAGCTCGCTCGGGTGCTGGCGAACGCGACGAGCGCCGGGCTCTCGATCCGCACCGCGATCGACATGGCCGCCGACGAGCTGGCCGACCCGGCCAGCACCGAGCTGCGCATCGTGGCCGACCAGATGCGCGTCGGTGCGGACCTGGAGACGGCGATGGCGCAGATCAACGAGCGGCTGCCGTCGCGGGAGATCCGGGTGCTGATCTCGACGCTGCTGGTCTCCTCCCGCAGTGGCGGCTCGCTGGTGACCTCGCTGCGCGACATCGCCGACACCCTCGAGATGCGCAAGGAGGTGCGCCGCGAGGTGCGCACCGTCCTGGCGCAGGCGGTCCTCACGGGCTACCTCGTGGTCGGGCTGGGCCTGATGCTCACCGCGGGGTTGAACCTCTTCCACTCGGGCACGGTGCAGCGGATGACCACCGAGCCGCTCGGTCAGGCGGCCCTGCTCACCAGCGGCGTCCTGTACGCGATCGGGCTGCTGATGATCCGCCGGATCACCCGGATCGAACCATGA
- a CDS encoding type II secretion system F family protein translates to MTALFAVPALCGLVGLGLVVLFAVGYRMTKSDATTGLAVEDLVLLRDEQRREARGLGPLERLAGKLVPSVRSVIGVRGVASLQRRIDAAGRPDGLTVDVFLRRVAMWLLIFLAPGLVFLVNGQPLFTVLCVVAAVFLPLGRLAGAQRIRSETIDRDLPDFLDVLAVTVTAGVAFRPALARVSERFQGPLADEILLTLGQLGNGASLRSAFNALRDRTGSEPVSQFVTAFLQSEELGAPLADTLNQIAADMRRDSGQRMRRRAARAAPRVTLVTSMILVPAVMVTLLVGFFIGSGVDFGALFGG, encoded by the coding sequence ATGACGGCGCTGTTCGCGGTGCCCGCGCTGTGCGGACTCGTGGGGCTGGGGCTGGTCGTGCTGTTCGCCGTGGGCTACCGGATGACGAAGTCCGACGCGACGACCGGGCTGGCCGTCGAGGACCTGGTGCTGCTGCGCGACGAGCAGCGACGCGAGGCTCGGGGGCTGGGGCCGCTGGAGCGGCTGGCCGGCAAGCTGGTGCCGTCGGTCCGCTCGGTGATCGGGGTCCGTGGAGTGGCCTCCCTGCAGCGGCGGATCGACGCCGCCGGCCGTCCGGACGGCCTGACCGTCGACGTGTTCCTGCGCCGGGTCGCCATGTGGCTGCTGATCTTCCTCGCTCCGGGTCTGGTGTTCCTGGTCAACGGTCAGCCCCTGTTCACGGTGCTCTGCGTGGTCGCGGCGGTCTTCCTGCCGCTGGGTCGGCTGGCGGGCGCACAACGGATCCGGTCGGAGACGATCGACCGCGACCTGCCGGACTTCCTCGACGTCCTCGCGGTGACGGTGACCGCCGGCGTCGCCTTCCGGCCGGCGCTGGCCCGGGTCAGCGAACGCTTCCAGGGCCCGTTGGCGGACGAGATCCTGCTCACCCTCGGTCAGCTCGGCAACGGGGCCAGCCTGCGCAGCGCCTTCAACGCGCTGCGCGATCGCACCGGCTCGGAGCCGGTCTCGCAGTTCGTCACGGCCTTCCTGCAGTCCGAGGAGCTCGGCGCCCCGCTGGCCGACACGCTCAACCAGATCGCGGCGGACATGCGGCGCGACAGCGGCCAGCGGATGCGGCGACGGGCCGCGCGGGCTGCACCGCGGGTCACCCTGGTCACCTCCATGATCCTCGTGCCCGCGGTCATGGTCACCCTGCTGGTGGGCTTCTTCATCGGGTCCGGTGTGGACTTCGGGGCGCTGTTCGGTGGCTGA
- a CDS encoding sensor histidine kinase has translation MAEATWVVGDQEHDGGLGRMIRLSFLLRLGTVALTTVSFVRTPPTPWVLAATVAVGAVSIAGFLAEERVTALCVRHPLIVLADVVGSMAVVNIVGVNSPLVLASLTTVFIVGLILELRAGTVVVVGAVALYLLAVADSENPDFLTSAVIPLLYVALFTIAHAYRRSTREQVRGFETLARVRADESTANERARLAREMHDSLAKTLHGIAMGATALPDWVERDPARAIEYARALADGAEQAAAEARAILVRMRADQPDRPLAEILGALCQEFAQEAGLRCTFEAHDVADVPHEARYELVSIAGEALENVRRHADASEVGVSLQGRPDSVELVVADNGRGFDATAAGPKGHFGMQGMTERARQVGGDLTVTSCPAEGTTIRVRIPVAQEGDERGIA, from the coding sequence GTGGCTGAGGCGACGTGGGTCGTCGGCGACCAGGAGCACGACGGCGGGCTCGGCCGGATGATCCGGCTGTCCTTCCTGCTGCGCCTGGGGACGGTCGCGCTGACCACCGTCTCGTTCGTGCGGACGCCGCCGACGCCGTGGGTGCTGGCGGCGACGGTCGCGGTCGGTGCCGTGAGCATCGCCGGCTTCCTGGCCGAGGAGCGCGTGACGGCGCTGTGCGTGCGTCATCCGCTGATCGTGCTCGCCGACGTCGTCGGGTCGATGGCGGTGGTGAACATCGTCGGCGTGAACAGCCCCCTGGTGCTGGCCAGCCTGACGACGGTGTTCATCGTCGGCCTCATCCTGGAGCTGCGGGCCGGCACCGTGGTCGTGGTCGGCGCGGTCGCCCTGTACCTGCTGGCGGTCGCGGACAGCGAGAACCCGGACTTCCTGACCTCGGCGGTCATCCCGCTGCTCTACGTGGCGCTGTTCACGATCGCGCACGCCTACCGACGCTCGACCCGTGAGCAGGTGCGGGGCTTCGAGACCCTGGCCCGGGTCCGCGCCGACGAGAGCACGGCGAACGAGCGCGCCCGGCTCGCCCGCGAGATGCACGACTCGCTGGCCAAGACGTTGCACGGCATCGCCATGGGGGCCACGGCGCTGCCGGACTGGGTGGAGCGCGACCCCGCCCGGGCCATCGAGTACGCCCGCGCGCTGGCGGACGGAGCGGAGCAGGCTGCCGCCGAGGCCCGCGCCATCCTGGTGCGGATGCGGGCCGACCAGCCCGATCGCCCGTTGGCGGAGATCCTGGGTGCGCTCTGCCAGGAGTTCGCCCAGGAGGCGGGCCTTCGCTGCACCTTCGAGGCGCACGACGTGGCCGACGTGCCGCACGAGGCGCGCTACGAGCTGGTCAGCATCGCCGGTGAGGCGCTCGAGAACGTCCGCCGGCACGCGGACGCCTCCGAGGTCGGGGTCAGCCTGCAGGGGCGCCCCGACTCCGTCGAGCTCGTGGTCGCGGACAACGGCCGGGGCTTCGACGCCACTGCGGCCGGCCCCAAGGGTCACTTCGGGATGCAGGGCATGACCGAGCGCGCGCGCCAGGTCGGCGGCGACCTCACGGTCACCTCGTGCCCCGCTGAGGGCACGACGATCCGGGTGCGGATCCCGGTGGCTCAGGAAGGCGACGAGAGAGGGATCGCATGA
- a CDS encoding response regulator transcription factor produces the protein MSSAPTPDVDSQDVPRERPVTVAVVDDNSLIRMGLRSLLEADPRVHVVGEAGDGEAAVQLVRQTLPDVVLLDVRMPRRDGVSALAEIRDHSKVVMLTYSDAPDVIRAALEAGATGYLVHGQFRPEDLVSSVLGAAAGSSVMSAPAMDALRNALIQQAPEPAAPHRPDAGLSEREVEVMDLIGRGLTNGQIARECYLSEKTVKNHVNHIFAKLGVRTRAEAVSLWLGGAS, from the coding sequence ATGAGCAGCGCACCGACGCCGGACGTCGACAGCCAGGACGTGCCGCGCGAGCGGCCGGTCACGGTGGCGGTGGTGGACGACAACTCCCTGATCCGGATGGGCCTGCGCAGCCTGCTCGAGGCCGACCCGCGGGTGCACGTGGTGGGTGAGGCGGGCGACGGCGAGGCCGCCGTGCAGCTCGTCCGGCAGACCCTGCCGGACGTCGTGCTGCTCGACGTCCGGATGCCGCGCCGGGACGGCGTCTCGGCACTGGCCGAGATCCGGGACCACTCCAAGGTCGTCATGCTCACCTACAGCGACGCGCCCGACGTCATCCGGGCCGCGCTCGAGGCCGGGGCCACGGGCTACCTCGTGCACGGGCAGTTCCGCCCCGAGGACCTCGTCTCCTCGGTGCTGGGGGCCGCCGCCGGGTCCTCCGTGATGTCCGCACCGGCGATGGACGCCTTGCGGAACGCCCTGATCCAGCAGGCGCCGGAGCCTGCGGCGCCGCACCGTCCGGACGCCGGGCTGAGCGAGCGCGAGGTCGAGGTGATGGACCTGATCGGGCGGGGCCTCACGAACGGCCAGATCGCCCGCGAGTGCTACCTGTCAGAGAAGACGGTCAAGAACCACGTGAACCACATCTTCGCGAAGCTGGGCGTGCGCACCCGCGCCGAGGCGGTCTCGCTCTGGCTCGGTGGGGCGTCGTGA
- a CDS encoding OmpA family protein: MGGLLALALLGPAAGVAAAAPVDDVPVAGSFDFSPNRSAQDGQLRGVVNAVRRIDGGTVVYWSIGLPQGAKDVVVGPQTLNDISVLDKSGYRPGDVFNVDVIDPVGLKRYRPMVSGDACLCSRYQDFEVSSFAPGTLYAGYAVVPPLPASVTSVSVMAFGAAVSDVQVGDGALTPVSPQGKGIVELTTGWPTVPTDAIAAVGNPGSFILPLQERTSDLEKTVRKTETPTKVTVDLAADVLFATDSAKLSPRAASKIDAVGKDIAARGTGTVTVTGYTDSTGSPAHNLVLSRQRADAVLAALKPVAGGDVTFEAAGRGEADPVATNATAQGRQENRRVTITYSVKGK; encoded by the coding sequence TTGGGCGGACTGCTGGCGCTGGCCCTGCTGGGCCCCGCTGCCGGGGTCGCTGCCGCGGCCCCGGTGGACGACGTCCCCGTGGCCGGGTCGTTCGACTTCTCGCCGAACCGCTCGGCGCAGGACGGGCAGCTGCGCGGCGTGGTGAACGCGGTCCGCCGGATCGACGGCGGCACGGTCGTGTACTGGAGCATCGGGCTGCCCCAGGGCGCGAAGGACGTCGTGGTCGGGCCGCAGACGCTGAACGACATCTCGGTGCTCGACAAGTCCGGCTACCGGCCCGGCGACGTCTTCAACGTCGACGTGATCGACCCGGTCGGGCTCAAGCGCTACCGGCCGATGGTGTCGGGGGACGCCTGCCTGTGCTCGCGCTACCAGGACTTCGAGGTCAGCAGCTTCGCCCCGGGCACCCTGTACGCCGGCTACGCGGTCGTCCCGCCGCTGCCGGCCTCGGTGACCTCGGTGTCGGTGATGGCGTTCGGGGCCGCGGTCAGCGACGTCCAGGTGGGCGACGGCGCCCTGACCCCCGTCTCCCCGCAGGGCAAGGGGATCGTGGAGCTGACGACGGGCTGGCCGACGGTGCCGACCGACGCCATCGCCGCCGTCGGTAACCCGGGCAGCTTCATCCTGCCGCTGCAGGAGCGCACGAGCGACCTGGAGAAGACGGTCCGCAAGACCGAGACGCCGACCAAGGTGACGGTCGACCTGGCCGCCGACGTCCTGTTCGCCACGGACAGCGCCAAGCTCAGCCCCAGGGCCGCCAGCAAGATCGACGCCGTCGGCAAGGACATCGCCGCCCGGGGGACCGGCACGGTCACGGTGACGGGGTACACCGACTCGACCGGCTCGCCGGCCCACAACCTCGTGCTGTCCCGCCAGCGGGCGGACGCGGTGCTCGCCGCGCTGAAGCCGGTCGCGGGTGGCGACGTGACGTTCGAGGCCGCCGGCCGGGGCGAGGCCGATCCGGTCGCGACCAACGCCACCGCCCAAGGGCGCCAGGAGAACCGCAGGGTCACCATCACCTACTCCGTGAAGGGCAAGTGA
- the rimO gene encoding 30S ribosomal protein S12 methylthiotransferase RimO, with product MPARTVALVTLGCTRNEVDSEELAGRLEAEGWTLVDDAEAADVAVVNTCGFVESAKKDSVDALLEASQLKDDASARTQAVVAVGCLAERYGNQLAESLPEADAVLGFDSYADMSAHLDSILHGGRPASHVPRDRRTLLPLTPASRQDAAGDQLVAVPGHANAPDLPAGVAPASGPRVLRRRLDGRPWAPLKIASGCDRRCAFCAIPAFRGAFLSRRPADVLAEARWLGEQGVREIFLVSENSTSYGKDLGDLRLLETMLPELAAVEGVDRVRVSYLQPAEMRPSLLEAMASTPGVVPYFDLSFQHAAGPLLRRMRRFGGTESFLTLLEQVRAAAPLAGVRSNVIVGFPGETEDDVDELEEFLTEARLDVVGVFGYSDEDGTEAESYDGKLPSDVVADRVNRLTDLVEQLTAQRAEERVGERVEVLVELVEDGEAEGRAAHQGPDVDGVVRLPAGGLQVGDLVPAVVTGSEGVDLLAELAR from the coding sequence ATGCCCGCACGAACCGTCGCCCTCGTCACCCTCGGCTGCACCCGCAACGAGGTGGACTCCGAGGAGCTCGCGGGGCGGCTGGAGGCCGAGGGCTGGACGCTCGTGGACGATGCCGAGGCGGCCGACGTCGCGGTGGTCAACACCTGCGGCTTCGTCGAGTCCGCGAAGAAGGACTCGGTCGACGCGCTGCTGGAGGCCAGCCAGCTCAAGGACGACGCCTCGGCGCGCACCCAGGCCGTCGTCGCGGTGGGCTGCCTGGCCGAGCGCTACGGCAACCAGCTCGCCGAGTCGCTGCCGGAGGCCGACGCGGTGCTCGGTTTCGACTCCTACGCCGACATGTCCGCGCACCTGGACTCGATCCTGCACGGTGGGCGACCGGCGTCCCACGTCCCGCGGGACCGCCGCACGCTGCTGCCGCTGACCCCGGCCAGCCGGCAGGACGCCGCCGGGGACCAGCTCGTCGCCGTCCCGGGCCACGCGAACGCGCCGGACCTGCCCGCGGGGGTCGCGCCGGCGTCCGGGCCCCGGGTGCTGCGCCGACGGCTCGACGGCCGCCCGTGGGCGCCGCTGAAGATCGCGTCCGGCTGCGACCGGCGGTGCGCGTTCTGCGCGATCCCGGCCTTCCGCGGCGCGTTCCTGTCCCGTCGTCCTGCGGACGTGCTCGCCGAGGCCCGCTGGCTGGGCGAGCAGGGCGTGCGCGAGATCTTCTTGGTCAGCGAGAACTCCACGTCGTACGGCAAGGACCTCGGCGACCTTCGGCTGCTCGAGACGATGCTGCCCGAGCTGGCGGCCGTCGAGGGCGTGGACCGGGTGCGGGTGTCCTACCTGCAGCCTGCCGAGATGCGTCCGTCACTGCTGGAGGCGATGGCCTCCACGCCGGGTGTGGTGCCGTACTTCGACCTGTCGTTCCAGCACGCCGCGGGGCCGCTGCTGCGCCGGATGCGCCGCTTCGGCGGCACCGAGTCGTTCCTCACCCTGCTCGAGCAGGTGCGAGCGGCCGCGCCGCTGGCGGGGGTTCGGTCGAACGTGATCGTCGGCTTCCCCGGGGAGACCGAGGACGACGTCGACGAGCTCGAGGAGTTCCTGACCGAGGCCCGGCTGGACGTCGTGGGGGTGTTCGGCTACTCCGACGAGGACGGCACGGAGGCCGAGTCCTACGACGGGAAGCTGCCGTCCGACGTCGTGGCCGACCGGGTCAACCGGCTGACCGACCTGGTCGAGCAGCTGACCGCCCAGCGCGCCGAGGAGCGGGTGGGGGAGCGCGTCGAGGTACTCGTCGAGCTCGTCGAGGACGGCGAGGCCGAGGGTCGCGCGGCGCACCAGGGCCCGGACGTCGATGGTGTCGTGCGGCTACCCGCCGGCGGTCTCCAGGTGGGTGACCTCGTCCCCGCCGTCGTGACCGGCAGCGAAGGGGTCGACCTGCTCGCCGAGCTGGCCCGGTAG
- the pgsA gene encoding CDP-diacylglycerol--glycerol-3-phosphate 3-phosphatidyltransferase has translation MTASTPRPSAAEPAPTPVPVTIWNVANALTGLRLVLVPVFGVLLLHDDGTQAGWRVAAFVAFFVASITDRFDGELARKRGLVTDLGKIADPIADKALTGMALIGLSLLGELQWWVTIVVLVREVGITVLRLVVIRHGVMPASRGGKIKTFVQALAIGLYVLPRDVIPLEVAQVVMAVAVVITVVTGLDYVARAVRLRRTSPRAAAKRARRQAGG, from the coding sequence GTGACAGCGTCGACGCCGCGGCCCTCAGCCGCAGAGCCGGCCCCGACGCCCGTCCCCGTGACCATCTGGAACGTGGCCAACGCCCTCACCGGGCTGCGTCTGGTGCTGGTGCCGGTCTTCGGGGTGCTCCTGCTGCACGACGACGGGACGCAGGCGGGGTGGCGGGTCGCCGCCTTCGTCGCCTTCTTCGTCGCCTCCATCACCGACCGCTTCGACGGCGAGCTGGCCCGCAAGCGCGGCCTGGTCACCGACCTCGGCAAGATCGCCGACCCGATCGCGGACAAGGCGCTCACCGGGATGGCGCTGATCGGGCTGTCCCTGCTCGGCGAGCTGCAGTGGTGGGTCACCATCGTCGTGCTGGTCCGCGAGGTGGGCATCACCGTGCTGCGCCTCGTCGTGATCCGGCACGGCGTGATGCCGGCCAGCCGCGGCGGCAAGATCAAGACCTTCGTCCAGGCCCTGGCGATCGGGCTCTACGTCCTGCCGCGCGACGTCATCCCGCTCGAGGTCGCTCAGGTGGTGATGGCGGTCGCCGTGGTGATCACGGTGGTGACCGGGCTGGACTACGTGGCCCGGGCGGTCCGGCTGCGCCGCACCAGCCCGCGGGCCGCCGCCAAGCGCGCTCGCCGGCAGGCCGGTGGCTGA
- a CDS encoding CinA family protein: MAEERVAEERVAEDPEAARLVSLLTAARLTVATAESLTGGLLAGAVTAVPGASQVFRGGVVAYATDLKHDQLGVDADLLAGVGAVHPRVAAAMADGARRRLGADLGLATTGVAGPDPQDGHPPGVVWVGLADARGSWAVDATTDGAAGRAGVRAATVRAALAAAVRLLTGEDPPAAHR, translated from the coding sequence GTGGCTGAGGAGCGGGTGGCTGAGGAGCGGGTGGCTGAGGACCCCGAGGCCGCCCGGCTGGTGTCGCTGCTGACTGCGGCGAGGCTGACCGTCGCGACCGCGGAGTCGCTGACCGGCGGGCTGTTGGCCGGGGCGGTCACCGCCGTGCCCGGCGCCTCCCAGGTCTTCCGTGGTGGCGTGGTCGCCTACGCCACCGACCTGAAGCACGACCAGCTCGGCGTGGACGCGGACCTGCTGGCGGGGGTCGGTGCCGTGCACCCTCGGGTCGCGGCCGCGATGGCGGACGGGGCGCGGCGCCGGCTCGGCGCCGACCTCGGGCTGGCCACCACGGGGGTCGCCGGACCCGATCCGCAGGACGGCCACCCACCCGGGGTCGTGTGGGTCGGTCTGGCGGACGCGCGGGGATCGTGGGCCGTCGACGCGACCACCGACGGAGCCGCCGGGCGCGCGGGTGTGCGGGCCGCCACGGTGCGCGCGGCGCTCGCCGCCGCCGTCCGGCTGCTGACCGGGGAAGATCCGCCAGCCGCCCACCGTTAG
- a CDS encoding helix-turn-helix transcriptional regulator, with protein sequence MVLLRQEIGDVLREQRQQQSRTLREVSAKARVSLGYLSEVERGQKEASSELLASICGALDFPLSRVLSQVSERVADAERVVTSGQPHVAALPVSPQTISNSLVSAA encoded by the coding sequence ATGGTGCTGCTCCGTCAGGAGATCGGTGATGTGCTGCGCGAGCAGCGCCAGCAGCAGAGCCGCACCCTGCGCGAGGTCTCGGCCAAGGCCCGGGTCTCCCTGGGGTACCTCAGCGAGGTCGAGCGGGGCCAGAAGGAGGCGTCCAGCGAGCTGCTGGCCTCGATCTGCGGCGCACTGGACTTCCCTCTCTCCCGCGTCCTCAGCCAGGTCAGCGAGCGGGTGGCGGACGCCGAGCGCGTCGTCACCTCGGGTCAGCCGCACGTCGCGGCGCTGCCGGTGAGCCCGCAGACCATCAGCAACAGCCTGGTCAGTGCGGCCTGA
- a CDS encoding ribokinase: protein MTSPVIAIVGSTMTDLVTYVARAPAAGETVVGDRFVVGFGGKGANQAVMASRLGARVVFVGCLGDDAYGEAYHRHLADEGVDVGHLARRPGPSGVAPIWVEADGTNRIIVVPGANAALTAPDAATAVEGLDEVQVVVGQLEVPQAATAAGLAAARRRGAVTVLNPAPYSSVQPDLLAAADWVAPNEVEFAELAVEHGICGADDADAHDDAQVQALGRALGCAVVVTLGPDGASVLVEGAVHRVPAPPTSAVDTTGAGDGFVGAFAVGLAEGLGAVEAARLGCACASWSVSREGTQTSYPSRDEGATIRASVLPV, encoded by the coding sequence ATGACCTCCCCGGTGATCGCCATAGTCGGCAGCACGATGACGGACCTCGTGACGTACGTGGCGCGCGCGCCCGCGGCCGGTGAGACCGTCGTCGGCGACCGCTTCGTGGTGGGGTTTGGCGGCAAGGGCGCGAACCAGGCCGTCATGGCGAGCCGGCTCGGCGCCCGCGTGGTGTTCGTGGGGTGCCTGGGGGACGACGCCTACGGGGAGGCGTACCACCGCCACCTCGCGGACGAGGGCGTGGACGTCGGGCACCTGGCGCGCCGACCCGGCCCGAGCGGCGTGGCACCCATCTGGGTCGAGGCGGACGGCACCAACCGGATCATCGTGGTCCCCGGCGCCAACGCGGCGCTGACGGCACCGGACGCCGCGACGGCCGTCGAAGGGCTTGACGAGGTCCAGGTCGTGGTGGGGCAGCTCGAGGTTCCCCAGGCCGCCACCGCAGCCGGACTGGCCGCGGCACGGCGCCGTGGCGCGGTCACGGTGCTCAACCCGGCGCCGTACTCGTCCGTCCAGCCCGACCTGCTGGCTGCGGCCGACTGGGTGGCACCCAACGAGGTCGAGTTCGCTGAGCTCGCCGTGGAGCACGGGATCTGCGGCGCGGACGACGCGGACGCGCACGACGACGCCCAGGTGCAGGCCCTGGGCCGGGCGTTGGGGTGCGCGGTCGTGGTGACCCTGGGCCCGGACGGCGCGAGCGTGCTGGTCGAGGGCGCCGTGCACCGGGTGCCTGCTCCGCCGACGAGCGCGGTGGACACCACCGGGGCCGGCGACGGCTTCGTCGGCGCCTTTGCCGTCGGCCTCGCCGAGGGTCTGGGTGCGGTCGAGGCCGCCCGGCTGGGCTGCGCGTGCGCGTCGTGGAGCGTCAGTCGGGAAGGGACGCAGACGTCCTACCCGTCCCGCGACGAGGGCGCGACGATCCGCGCGAGCGTGCTGCCGGTCTAG